The Dehalococcoidia bacterium genome segment TATCGCCAGCTCCTGGACATCGCCACCAAGGTCTTCGCTGATCTGGGATACAGCCGTGCCGGCACAGCCGACATCGCCCGGGCGGCGGGCGTGGCTGAGCCGACCATCTACCGCCATTTCCCCAGCAAGCGCGACCTCTTCCTCACCTCCGTCCGCAGGGCATGGGAGCAGATCTTCGACGGCTGGCATGACGCCGCCCAGCAGGCCGCCGACCCCCTGTCTGCCCTGCGGGGCATCGTGCAGAGACTGCTCCAGCAACTGCGGGAGAGCCCAGAGGCAGCTATCCTCCATTTCCGTTCCATCCACGAGGCCGACGACCCGGAGGTGCGCCAGCTCGCTCAGGACATCTACCGTCAGGGACACAGCTTCGT includes the following:
- a CDS encoding TetR/AcrR family transcriptional regulator, with the protein product MTEPVYQPRRRRRMPGEERYRQLLDIATKVFADLGYSRAGTADIARAAGVAEPTIYRHFPSKRDLFLTSVRRAWEQIFDGWHDAAQQAADPLSALRGIVQRLLQQLRESPEAAILHFRSIHEADDPEVRQLAQDIYRQGHSFVLDLYRQAQARGQLAPGADPEALAGLFMGLLFLYIVAQMLGLWDLFTPQRQEAMLRAVLGAKT